The region CAATGGAGGGGTATCTCCTTAAGAAGGGAACATTGTTGGTTGGCTTTCTGATTTATACCAGCTCATGTTTAACCCATAAATATAATTGTAGACTTTACTATCAAAGCTCGCACCCACACGATGCCAATGGAGGCCCTGGAACTGGAGGACATGCGCCCAAGAACGGTTCCATACGATCTGCCAGCACTATATCTTCGAGGGAGTGTGAAAGGAATAATGGTCTAGTTAGGTAAGTCAAGGGTGACTGTGGGATGGAATGACAAGATATATGATGGTTTGGCCTCTAGGATGATGTCCAGCATGAGCATGGGCGACTTTATCTCGCCCACTGGCTCGAATCTGAGTCCCTTGGAGAACTCAGCCTTGCGCGTTTCCCATGAGCACACCGACTCTGGGCTGGGCGCTGATCAGGACTATGCATACTCATCGGAGAGGTGAGATTTTGGATTATATATTTCCAGAGTGATTGATTGCAACTTTGCCCCCCTAACCCACTTCCATCCGACAGATCCAGCGACAGCACTCGCTACGGCACCAACAAATCCTCTGGCGCCTCGAGCGGATCGCACCGGAAGTCCGGGGGCAGTGCCGGCGGCAACTACAACAACCTGATGCAGCAGACCGTGAgtaaccagcagcagcagcagcgttcGCTGTTCGCCCAGCAGCAACGCCAGCAGCAGAAGAGCACCTACAAATACGCCACCTCCTCATCATCGTCCACTAACCCGGGCTCCCAGGGCTCCTCGGGCCTGGCGCCCGTCCACGGCTCCGGGTCGAGTTCCCATCCGAGCCAGAACCCGAATCAGAATCCCAATCCCAACAGCGCTACTAACTCTAACCAGCAGTCGCCGGCCAATCGCCTGCTCCACTACACGACCTTCGAGAACAACCAGTACAAGTTCAGCCTGAACAATGCGCTGGCCAGGGGCTCCAAGGGCGTGGTGAGTGGCGGGGGCAGCATTAGCAATCTGGCCGGGAACATGGTATCCTCTGGTGGTGGTCcaggtgctggtggtggtgctttCAGCCGGCAGCGCAGCTTTGTGGAGTGGCCCAGCAATCCGGCGTCGCCGTACTATTACCAGGGGCCCTCGACGCAGGTGGCGCAAGTGAAGCGGCGGGACGCCAAGTCGGACATCGGGGTGCCCACCAGGCGGCTCTCCGGGCAGAGTGTCACCAAGACGCAGCTCCTGacgggcggcggcggcgggaaCAATCAGCTGGCCAACGCGGGCTGCTATCCCCTGCACTACGCCAGCAGCAGTGTTTCGGGCGCGGGCTACAATCGTCCCTTGGGTCAGAGGTCAGGTGGGAATGGCGGCTCCTCCTCGGGAGGCTTCGGCCTGCAGCCAGCCAAGTCGGACCTCTTCTTGTCCTACATACATGGCGGGGAGTACGAGCGGCCCTACATCTACAACTACAAGATGCCGCAGATGCCGGGAGGAGGTGGAGCGGGCGCAGGAGCAGGGGGTTCCCCCAAACAACAGACCACCGCTTACCACATCTCGGGCTCGCAGACCGCAGATCCgccgccacctcctccgccgctCTACGGTGGAACGGCGCCCGCCACCGACGTCATGTACTATCAGTTCGACAAAGGAGCCGCCGTCGCCGGAGCTCCCTCAACGTCGACAGCCTCCGCGTCCTCGTCGCCGGCCATGCCCATTGTCCAGCAGCCGCGTCAGTCGGGCGGTCCATTAGTGTATCTGCAGCATGGCCAGAATGCGTCTGTGTCCGTGCCCATGCCCCCGCCCGCGGAGGTGCAGCAGCCAACTGTGAGTACGAAGTGCAAACCTGTCGCATGTCGATGTTGAatgttgatgttgatgttgatgtgGATACTCCGCCTCCTCTTCAGTTTGTGCAACTTGTCTTTCGTTTGCCACTCCATTGTGTTGTTGCATGTTTGTGTTCCGCGCCTTAATTGAATCCGTATTTCACTGGCATTATCGCATCCCCAGCGCCTTTTCCCCGCTCCCAGTACCAAGTACTTAGTCTGTACGGCATGATACTCCTCCTCCGTTTTCGGTTTGTATTTCTAAAGAGCACTAGAGACTAGTGTGTATCCGTATTTGCACAAGTGTAATAAGTAACTGAAGCTTTTATGTTGATTATTTCGCAAGACCCAGGGTGGGAGTCCCCCGAAATGAGGAATCCTTATCGCACACACACTCTATGGTACACTCCACCACTCCTCACCCAAAGGACTCTCGTGTAAGTCTGGCCTTATCAGAGAGGCGAAAACGTAAACTTGCCGCTATCTCGGCTGCGGGTTGcagtgaaatttaattaactcaAATTTAGGGCGTGAGAAAGCCACTTGGGGGCGAAAAACCTTTGAGCACTCCAATTTCCATGGCATAGTTCAGCAAATCTTCGCCAGACATATGCCCATATGTATGGTGCTTCTAGCTCAAAACTATGCTAGGCAAAACTTTGCCCAATTTCACGCATGCCTAATTAACAACTGAAATATGCCAACTAATTTCTGCTGGGGCACAAATAAATTAcccgaaaaataaaagcccATAAAGAGCCGGTCCAAGACAAACGTTTTTCGCCGTTCTGTGCTGCTCTGATAGGGGGCAATAAAagagaataaataataagcaaCTATTTGCGCTACATTATCCAAGTTTATATAACAGACAGGACCGCCGAGTCCCGCCTCCTCCGTGCCAGGCAAATAATTTCAGCCAAAGTTGATGGCACGAGAGCAGAAATACTTAcgattctaaaataaattctggGCCAGCTCCCAAGCTCTCGACCGGGTCACACGCATGTGTGTACTTCCTCCAGATACATATTTACTTATATGAGCATTTCCCAAACGGCTAGAGGAACAACAACGGGGAGTACATAGAAACATTTTCGAAATGTTTGGCATAATTTtgctataaaataaattttgcaaaattgtttttcctaaGCTGGGAAGCTGGGAAGCAGCTTAGTGCGGAGAGGGCCGAGCACGAGGACTACGCCTGAAACGGCAGCCAAAGCAACGACATCAGCAAGGACATCAAATAAAACaagcaaatcaaaaattatgacAGCACAGCAAGGGGCAAGCGAAAGCAAAAGCAGAGGCAAGGCGGCCAAAGGAATATGCCAGGCACGGGATCCTGCGGCAGGAGAAATTATACTCGGAAAAATAAAGATTCCTCCATGTTTGGCATCTTTTAATAATGCCTTCTTCCAGAAAAATCTCTTTGAAGAAagtatatttgaaaaattatttttcaaattaaaatacattttttaagatatttttttttttttttatttaattaacatctttatttaatataatccaggaacagatctaattaaagcctttaacctaaatgttttcttaagtaaataatctcttaattataaattataattagttttcaacttggtatataggagtagctcaaattacgactagtttcaagtaaataatatattcatattagtctcttaggagcagcccaaaatgtcttcttttgagcctgcgaattgggatagccccctgtaatctccgggctagacgattacggtgggcagttagacggtcgttgtacctgcttgagaagaacgatatttggtcttcaacaagactcaggtttaggtcattgtgaagcgtttggccgctaacgaaccactcacagccagtgatttgtcttaatgttttgttctggacggtttggaaacgttttcggtgggacgcagccgccactccccaaatttggattccatatctccaagttggtgcgatgatttgttgataaatgtgccgcttgcatcttagagataatttgcttttcttgtttagcatccagaataattggttccgctttaggttgcacattttgacgactctggcaatatgttctcggaaggttaggcgtttgtccagtgtgaggcctaggtatttcgccttagtcgcttgctctatgtccacattattaatgtggaccaccggagttgtttttcggcgtaacgtaaagcaaacgtttacgcatttgctttcgttgattttgatattgttcgccgtggcccatttctcgaattcgttgaggtaggtttgcagcgtttgtgaagactcggtctcactgttcgaggagctgagaaagcagacgtcgtcagcgaagctggccagcagcattttgctgttgtcgtaggtcatttcttcatagcttggcttggggatgtctgctgtaaagatggagtacagtagcggtcctaagacgcttccttggggaacgccagctgtaatggcaacatttgcagagattgcgtctctggactggacgcaaaaatctctgtttgtgagaaacgatctgatgagctcaaacaggttggctggcagcgctgttttgactttggctagtagtcccgggatccaaactctatcaaatgcctgttgtatgtcaagaaagatgccgttgcagtattctttattgtcgtaggccttcaggatgtgattgactacacggtgcaattgctcaatcgtactgtggccggctctgaatccgaattggtgcattgggatagtatcattgtcttctaggtgtattataagtcgggaagctatcagcctttccattaccttcgataaagagggcaggaggctgataggccggtaggagcatggatcctgttccggtttccctggctttagaatcatactgattctagcactcttccattttttgggaaagtattgcactctaagtatcgcattgaatatcaatgtgataagtaatagtgctctcttgggaaggattttaagtactgcgttgcttattaggtcatgacctggcgcctttcgacttttgagggtacgtatcatgtttgagacttcttccagacggatatgtcttattggaggtgacatctggaaagggcgctgtagtatttcgtttattctgttgatatcctcctcggatgcgaaattaaacgcagtgaatctgtcgccaaggtgttccgcaaatgtttgtacttgctcttctaaggagcgacaccagttaccattgctgttcttcagaggcgtaactttctgtggcattctttttacttttttggtaaaggaccacatattaaaaatggaatcattagAATAGTCCATATTGGTCAGCATTTAAGATATTAGTTTCATAATTTTGATTAATGTCTGAAATTGAAATCGTTTTAAGAAAAGacacctaaaagtatgcagtgcaAAAAGTACTGTCGTCTGTCTGATCCTAAATATAttctgttgcatactttttgacacaaattatttaaaaaacgtgATTTCCGACccaaaatttactttttaagtaGTTTCAGTATATGGTTTGAGTGTACTAGGATATGGGACTAGGGACACCATCTTGGCCGGGCCAAAGTGGCAAAGTGCGCAGCCAGCGGCCAAGAGACAAACGCCACTGCTGACAGCCCCCAGAAAAGGGAGAGCAGGAAAAAAAGAGGCGTGGCTGAAGGGGATGGGTTGGTGTCCTCCGTGGAGTCCTCGCCCCGAAAAGCAGTTAAGTCAATAAATTTACTGATTTAATGTGGCAAAAGTTTCGATTGCTGTTGTCTCTGCCATTTGCTGTGTTGTTTCAAGGGTTAGCAGTCTTTGCCGGCGGCGAAGGACACATCGAATGATGGTTTGTCCCTGGTGAAACGCCTGCAGTTGTTATTATATCCATTGTCCGGACTGTTTCCGTTTTAGTGGCCCCAGGGAACACGCCGCACTCGGCCAAATCCTAACAAATGCCAGATTAACACAATTGGCAAACAATAAAGGCAGCAAACTTATAGGCCTTAAGCGATTGCTTATTGGCAGTAGCGTCTTTAGTGGGATAGAAAAACTCAGAGGATAAATTGAGTGAGTTGTTGGGCTATGGGAAATCAgcactttaatttaaataaatattttgccgATTTGACAAGTTcgttatttaatttgcacCACTTTTTCCGAGTTGATTGAGGAGTAAAGGTTAAGGGCCGTATAAAGTTATGACAGCCTTGGTCAACAGCCTGAAATGttaaatttagaaaacaaTGACCAGAGTAAACAATGACCGCAGCACAAATGCATTCAATCATAACTTTGAAAAAAGCTCGAACAAAAAACGGTcataaaaatgtgaaattgCCAATTGATTTATTGGCAGAAAACATTTTTCCCCGTCAAATAGTGcggaaaatgtaaaaagtgAGAAACAAAGGGAAACTTTAAACAAATACTCTTTTATTTATGCAACATCCCGTGTATGATTTAATTATTCATCATGTAGGCAATTGAAAGCACTTTTTCCCCAGTCTAAACGCCCCTTTGTCATTTGCCCTGCGGGCGGCATATGGCatatttttatgcattttttttcaaatgttttccTGCATACAATAGCAGGGGGATTGCGACGAAGCTGTTGGGGGAGTGGAAAAAATAGAGCGTAGGTGGCAATTATCTTTGATGGTGACAGTTGCCAGACGAGGTGGTGACCGCCGTCCCTGACATTGGATGCGTCCTGTTAGCCGTTCTCCGCTTTCGGCTCCCCTGCTCTCCTGGAGCCGCGTGTTAATGAACGGGGCGTTTGACACTGGGCCACATTTATGCCAGACAATTTGATGCATTAGTGTTTGTTGGCCATGGGCGTGTTTGCCCAATTaagacacacacactcgccacACACTCGTGTGCGCAGGCACACACCCATAAACGGGgaggaaaattaattaaattcctTGGCTTCGGCTCGGCTTTGGCCAACGCTCCTCAAGTTTGTTTATGCAATCTTGTACGTGTTTCCATTAGGCTACAATTCAAAGTTCATTATtgaatggaaatggaagtgGATGTGGGCGGGGCCCAGCAGATAAACTTGCCTCCTGCGGCACAAATACGATTTTCAAGTtgaatgcaattttaattaatagaAAATCAAACAAACTTTGTATATGTTTGGGTACAAAACAAACTTGTGTTCTGTGCGGCAAACTTGTGTAGTTTGGCTACAAAAAGCATAAGCCGCCGGTACACAAAGGCCGTAAGCTTAAGTGAGTGAAGGATACTCAGCAACTGAGATACTCAGACCCCTGGCACCCGAACCGTTCCGGCATTCGAGTGTGTTTGTGCACCTTTCTGATTTCATTTACAAATGAATCTCACTGGCCGCCAGCCATTTCCCCAGCACCACTCCAGCTTTTGCCTGCTTTTCCCAGCTTTGTGGGCTCATGTGTTGACTTTTGGCAAAGAACTCGCCATCATAAAGGCATCAAATGGGCTACGAGCGAACGTGTCTTGGCCAAATTGAATGAGCTTTTAAGTGTATTGGCCCAGAGACAGGGGAAGAGCCCGGTCGCATCCAATGCGATTAGTTACCTCACATGTCTGCCACCTGAATGGCTTAATATCTGGCTTAAATGCAAATCGAGAAATGGTCATTTGTTTACTTATGTTTTTAACCGATCGGGTTCGAGGGGGTAATGTGCTCTAGGTAAAGATAAAGAGACAAATTTGAAACTTAAGAGGAAAACGTCGTCTTTGGTTGTgacattttgatttatataaGTTTATaagtgtttgtttttctttcgaaatatatttgagagccgtaaaaaatgtaaaaaacgTAATCTGACAATAGTTTTCATGGGTGAACCAACTGTGAAACGTAATTTCCATCCCATTAAGCTATTCAGTCATAAAACGAACTAAAGGAGGTTTCCTAGTAGCCACTTTAAATTGCTATTTGCGGAGCCCTCTTTAAAGGCAGCCCCGCAAAGCCGGCTAACTAACCCCTGGAACAGGCAGGACTCTGCGTAGGAATCGCTATCCGGTGTGCAATCAACAGAGAACCGCAGGGCGTGTGGCGCATTTCGAATGGGTTAGGAATCGCCGGCTGCTCCCCCGGGTTTCAGGCGAAACCAGTGCCCAGTCCCCCGCCGAATCCCCAGCTACCTGCCTTTGCTGGCCACCTGTGCACGCGGTTTGAATCGAATGGTCAGCTGTTTGGCCGCCAGGGCTTTTGTTGCCATTACCATCGGCTTTGGACCCTGGCAGCGGGCATTGTTGATTGGGGCCCTTGTTCGAGTATTTTGCgtgtaattaaaattgcacaGGGCCCGCGGCCCTAATGATAAATTCATAAACCCTGGGCAGGGGTATTTTCGTTACTgttttgtaattaattaaaacgcCACACTAGCGGCGCTTAGATTTGGTtgattttgtcaatatttttccaattgAAATACTATTTGCCTAGTGGAAATTGTCGATAAACAGcatgtgtttgtgtttgcctGTGCCCTAATATTATTACGTAAAATTAGTAAGCCTAATATTGTGCTAAACAACTAGCTGTGTAAGTTGCATGCCGTTTGTGCTAGAGCCACCGAGCAATAGAGCGTGGTAGAGAGCCCTGCAAGAAAGCTAAACCTTGTTTGTATTTTCAACCCGCAAACCTGCCAACCACCCCCACAACCCCCCACCACCCCCGAATCGGATTCGATTTGCGATCCCCGAAAGCAGGCGATGTCGCACTCCTCATCGCACTCCTGCAGCGAGGAGGACGAGGCCATGATTGTCCTGGAGGCCCTGCAGATGGAGCACGCCCAGACCACCAACGACGAGACCGAGGACACCGAAGACGACGAGGCCGCCGAGGCCGAGGACATGTTTGATGCGGATGCTCCTTTGATGTCCCCCACGGGCAGTCACAATAGCtccggcaacagcaacaacaacaacaacagcatcagcagcggcaactgccccagcaacaacaacaacggcagtgGTCGTCAGTCGAGCACATCGAGCAATATTAATTTCGATAATTGCAATGCGAATGTGTACAGTGGTCAGCCGGCGAAGCAACTAGGGCCAATTACCAGCGGCAGCCAAACGTTAAATTGTCCCTCATTGAACGCAAATACGAATACAAACacgaatctgaatctgaatccgaatcTGAACCCAAGTAGCCACACCACCAATAGTCACTCCAATAGCCCggcgaatgcgaatgcgatTCCCCCACCCAACACCACCACCTCTAGCAACAATGTCACaggtgcaacagcagcaagtGGCACGGCGGCAACATCAACTGCCAGCCTgcaacaaaatcaaaacatttCCTCCAGCTTAGAGATAATCCTTTCGCCAATTATCCAAAGTAGTCGACGgtaagttttattttcagttGCTTTCGGTTCGTCCTGTTGTTCTGTTTGTTTCTGTTCGAGTAGGTACAACCTATTTTCGTTTCCGTAGCTAACAAGAAATAATACCCCCACCAATACCTATACCAGTACCGATAGCGACCTTTGACCTGCATGTTAAAACGGAAATGAAGCAAGAGAAGTGACTTTACCTTTAGATGAAATGCAGTTTTTGCTACCCAGTTCGATCGAAGTCGAGTTATTGTGTGTATCTGCTATTGTTAAGGTTGCATTCGAGTTTTAGCTTTGAGATGTTGGCAGACAATATAATGAGTTGAATGCCCTTTGTTTCCCCACCCCACCCCACTCGTTTTCCCTCCATTGAACGGCGCGGGAAATTTAAGGAAAAACGCCCGTCAGCTCCCCCGAAAAACACAGATACACGAAGCATCTCCTTTAAGTGCGCGAAAACAGAACGAAACgaaaacattataaattatGTATTAATGTGCCCGTTAGGCCCACGCAACGCGGAAATGTCGAGGATGTCGAGGATGTCGGGACCTCCCAGCTGCCAATTTTCAATTGCCTCTGGGCCAAGATAACAATCGACTTGGGGGCCAAAACAATGGCGCAAAAGCCTCTCAGGCAAacattcattttcatttcaatttcactTGCCGGGCTCCTTCGGCCTGCTTTCGTTCTGGATTTACATTTGATTTGACTGCCTTTCCCCCATTTTTCCTCGACATTTTTCCGCTCGGCGGGGCAACACAGAAACgcacaaatatttatgtaagCTAGGAAATTCGACAGCCTATTTACAAATGAATAGGTTAATGTCATCGGGGTGGAATCTGAGTCTGAAACAGCCGGCCGTGTTTTGTTTACGAGCCAAACTTGGGGCAAATTGACTTTAAACATGTCAATTTAAATTTCGGGACTCCCCACACCTCCACCCTCGTTAGCCCGGGAAAGTATGCTACGGCCGGGCACAGaaatattactcatacgccgcaTTGCACGCAGCCATTGAAGCTACAAATGACAATTTCACAACGAATTAACCGCCCAGCCAACCAGACAGCCAGCCCTCGTCATCCCAATGGATGTGGGGGCCCGGGACATTTATTGCGAGCCGGGAATTGCAAGCAAATGACCTTCAAACTCGATaagcgaaaacaaaacaagcgAAAGtgctaaaaatatacataattttCAGGGATACAAAGACAAAGTCCCTCACACATGCCAGCCGGAAAATATGATAGGACACCGAAAGCACACCCACAGTCgcacattaaaatatatgtacgtGGGGCCGGGCAAATGATATTTCTGCCGGCTCGATGGCCCGGTGCCAATGTTTCGGGCCCCGACCCGcacataaatacaaatttccaCAAAACAACAGgccacaaaacaaaataaacccCCAAAAAATAAGCGATGAAAGCAAAAAGGCGCAATGGTGGCAGCCagtgaaaatacaaaaagtgAAACAACAACCGGGCTAGAAAGCATTTCATATCGTAGAAATACTTTGGAGCCAAATAAACAACATTTCGCAGAAGCACAAAAAAAGGCATACCAAACAGTTGAAAGGGAAAATGGCTGGCCTGCGGCGTTTTGGGGACCTCGGGTTACTCTCTATTTGATTAAGATAAATATTTGGGGTCATCTAATATTTACAAAGTTTTCCGCTGCAAGGGATACTTGTTTGATATCAACAAGCAATAGTACAGTCATTACTGTCAGAGAACATTTCCTCGAAATGTATGAAATGTATCAACACTGTACTGATTGTTTAAAGTTTGTTAAGAGTTCTAATgttattttttcctttgtgAGGTCCTAACTTATGTCCCCTCCTTGAAAGGGTATATCCACAAGGGGTCTGCGTGCTCGACCTTGGTACAACGACAGTTCTTGTTTTAGATTAAGCCCCGATCCCAGCAACCCCTTGGCCCCCGGAACTCGGCCATTTGGAGCCCATCGCGACTTGTAGCTAGGCCACAcgccaccagcagcaacaaagggACTCGGGAAACTTTACGCATTTTTGTCACAGAAGGAAATAGAAAACGAAAAGGAAAAGTGCTGAAAATGTGGAAAGTGCCCGAGTGGCAATCGTAAATTTGACGCACATTTCTGCCCGAGGGCGGAGAGATAAGCTTATGAATGGCTGTATAAAACTCACCCCATTGCCACACACATAATGGGGAGCGATGGCTTTTCCCTTGCAggatttctttttggtttatgATTAAATTAAGTAATTATTTGTGGTGCGGCGCCGACTGAAATGATAAAAAGTATTCAATTTGTGGCAGTTGCGGCGATAAAACTGGATTTACTGCGGCCATAAACTGCGTGGCGGCACTTgaactatattttttgtaaacttACTTCGGATTTAAGAGCACCACAACGCATACGCACTGTAGTCGCTAGAGCAAACTAA is a window of Drosophila biarmipes strain raj3 chromosome 3R, RU_DBia_V1.1, whole genome shotgun sequence DNA encoding:
- the LOC108025277 gene encoding hornerin isoform X4 produces the protein MNCLCRPSRIMSVRINLLDETEFIHEIKDDLPGQALLDVVFARLNLIETSYFGIRYIDDENQTHWLDPASRISRQLKPKSDPYDLYFGVKFYAADPCKLLEEITRYQLFLQVKQDVLQGRLPVAFELAAELGAFVVQSELGDYDQRRHSKGYVSEFRLLPNQSNELETRVSELHQQLKGMSPSSAELNYLDKVKWHDMYGVDLHPVLGEDSVEYFLGLTPSGIVVLRNKTTVAHYYWPRIAKVYYKGRYFMLRISDKNNELSTYGFETPRKSACKHLWRCCVEHHAFFRQVRVAPLPSSQSHAADLFQLGSRFRHSNYDSPYRSTYSIPTSLGIRPCHQQQQQNNNSSSYNNNSGGNLQTPDSPRSTRSAPWPRSQQRSLFGHNPSSPRSVRSASTAGGGLHHHHSHHSHGHGTSHHPHHHSSSAGATASSSHHQRQRASSSSASHQQQRYRSSSVESHSSNDSRSTRKHKHRHRRTSDNESELSRGSGRSGRSGRSHHRKHRRSHRHRRDSAGGSDHDSTRGRSYSGHRSSSMRSGSAELIDSTSQWREVQRRQAEASMGQSSVQQAAVSKSSMVARSLHSNDSHSDTHSHHKSRRHRKNKSPSESRSRMWNSELAKHLQFDLVDTEGMSEQQLREIPYTVVETTSKRSNSNLKIHKSNSKSSVGAKSTGSGNTITNGSGSGNTGQARNRVDRIRGLYYQSSHPHDANGGPGTGGHAPKNGSIRSASTISSRECERNNGLVRMMSSMSMGDFISPTGSNLSPLENSALRVSHEHTDSGLGADQDYAYSSERSSDSTRYGTNKSSGASSGSHRKSGGSAGGNYNNLMQQTVSNQQQQQRSLFAQQQRQQQKSTYKYATSSSSSTNPGSQGSSGLAPVHGSGSSSHPSQNPNQNPNPNSATNSNQQSPANRLLHYTTFENNQYKFSLNNALARGSKGVVSGGGSISNLAGNMVSSGGGPGAGGGAFSRQRSFVEWPSNPASPYYYQGPSTQVAQVKRRDAKSDIGVPTRRLSGQSVTKTQLLTGGGGGNNQLANAGCYPLHYASSSVSGAGYNRPLGQRSGGNGGSSSGGFGLQPAKSDLFLSYIHGGEYERPYIYNYKMPQMPGGGGAGAGAGGSPKQQTTAYHISGSQTADPPPPPPPLYGGTAPATDVMYYQFDKGAAVAGAPSTSTASASSSPAMPIVQQPRQSGGPLVYLQHGQNASVSVPMPPPAEVQQPTAMSHSSSHSCSEEDEAMIVLEALQMEHAQTTNDETEDTEDDEAAEAEDMFDADAPLMSPTGSHNSSGNSNNNNNSISSGNCPSNNNNGSGRQSSTSSNINFDNCNANVYSGQPAKQLGPITSGSQTLNCPSLNANTNTNTNLNLNPNLNPSSHTTNSHSNSPANANAIPPPNTTTSSNNVTGATAASGTAATSTASLQQNQNISSSLEIILSPIIQSSRRAQL